One window of the Archaeoglobus sulfaticallidus PM70-1 genome contains the following:
- a CDS encoding HD domain-containing protein: MNSHDHEHVKRVLNLALYIAEREGGDIAIVKKAAELHDIARDKENHAVEGAKIAREILKEEGFDREFIDRVAHCIEAHSFSSGIEPKTLEAKILSDADKLDAMGAIGVVRAFQYSFENGRSLEDTLKHFDEKLLKLYDCLYTNTAKKIGMERHRFMKEFYERIKKELKGCRL; this comes from the coding sequence GTGAACTCGCACGATCACGAGCATGTAAAGAGAGTATTAAACCTAGCATTGTACATAGCCGAGAGAGAGGGTGGAGATATAGCGATCGTGAAGAAAGCTGCCGAACTGCACGACATAGCGAGGGATAAAGAAAACCACGCAGTAGAGGGGGCCAAAATTGCAAGAGAGATTCTGAAAGAAGAGGGATTCGATAGGGAGTTCATTGACAGGGTTGCCCACTGCATCGAAGCACATTCCTTCTCATCTGGCATTGAGCCTAAAACGCTTGAGGCTAAAATACTCAGTGATGCGGACAAGCTTGATGCGATGGGTGCTATTGGAGTTGTAAGGGCATTTCAGTACTCCTTTGAGAATGGTAGAAGTTTAGAAGACACACTGAAACATTTTGATGAGAAGCTGCTGAAACTCTATGACTGTCTCTACACAAATACAGCAAAGAAAATTGGAATGGAAAGGCACAGATTCATGAAGGAGTTCTATGAAAGAATTAAAAAAGAGCTAAAGGGTTGCAGGCTGTAA
- a CDS encoding FAD-dependent oxidoreductase translates to MGREIVVVGGGAAGLKAASRARRRDEEAEITVIEKGEYPSLGRCGLPYYVEGFVHDISNLMETLSGDVRDEEYFKKVKNINVLTKTEALSIDRKRKAVKISRNGRDDELNYDYLVLATGAKPVRLSVKGVDADGIFSLTSAEDALKITEMWMNESIESAVIIGGGLIGLETAEALERLDIDVTIVELKNQLLWNSFDFEMAELVRKCIIREGVKVLTSTTVQEFITEDGKVKAVRVNEKILPAELVIISIGVEPRTELAESAGLELTEKGAIKVNEYLQTSDPFIYAGGDCVENINLLTGKHVYTPLGSTANKHGRIIGDNITGGKSKWRGVLCTSIFRVFNADAGRTGLTEKQAREAGFDPVIAISPGPDRAHYYPGFKPIRLKLIADRRTRKVLGAQAFGLGVIDKRIDVIAMAIHRGATVDDLAEVDLAYAPPFSAALDHVIHAGNIIKNKLDGLLNGITPVELKRRLDAGEDLYLLDVRSQKEFEARRIEGYEVHNIPLSELRNRLDELPKDKEIVTICAIGTRSYEAARLLMNKGFEKVRFLDGALATWVF, encoded by the coding sequence ATGGGCAGAGAAATCGTAGTAGTAGGTGGGGGTGCTGCAGGACTCAAAGCAGCTTCAAGAGCGAGAAGGAGAGACGAGGAAGCTGAGATCACAGTTATTGAAAAAGGCGAATATCCTTCTCTTGGAAGATGTGGTCTGCCATACTATGTCGAGGGTTTCGTTCACGACATATCCAATCTCATGGAAACCCTGAGTGGAGATGTCAGAGACGAGGAATACTTCAAAAAAGTAAAGAATATCAATGTGCTGACAAAAACAGAAGCTCTCAGTATTGACAGAAAAAGAAAGGCTGTCAAAATTTCCAGAAATGGAAGAGATGACGAGCTGAACTATGACTACCTGGTACTCGCGACCGGAGCAAAACCAGTAAGACTGAGTGTGAAGGGGGTGGATGCAGATGGAATTTTCTCACTCACATCAGCAGAGGATGCTTTGAAGATTACAGAAATGTGGATGAATGAGTCCATTGAGAGTGCCGTAATCATCGGTGGTGGATTGATAGGTCTGGAGACTGCTGAGGCTCTTGAAAGACTCGATATTGATGTGACGATCGTTGAACTAAAAAACCAGCTTTTATGGAACTCCTTTGATTTTGAAATGGCAGAACTTGTCAGAAAATGTATAATAAGAGAAGGTGTAAAAGTACTGACATCTACGACTGTCCAGGAGTTTATAACAGAAGATGGAAAGGTTAAAGCGGTTAGAGTTAATGAAAAGATACTGCCTGCAGAGCTTGTAATCATATCTATAGGTGTGGAGCCGAGGACAGAGCTTGCTGAAAGTGCAGGACTTGAGCTAACAGAGAAAGGTGCTATTAAAGTAAATGAGTACCTCCAGACCTCGGACCCTTTTATCTATGCTGGCGGGGACTGTGTGGAAAACATAAATCTACTCACAGGCAAGCATGTCTATACTCCTCTTGGCTCAACTGCAAACAAGCATGGAAGAATCATAGGTGATAATATCACCGGCGGAAAATCGAAATGGAGGGGTGTTCTCTGCACAAGCATTTTCAGGGTTTTCAATGCAGATGCGGGCAGAACGGGACTGACTGAAAAACAGGCAAGAGAGGCGGGCTTTGATCCAGTTATAGCGATTTCTCCCGGTCCTGACAGAGCACACTACTACCCGGGTTTCAAGCCCATCAGACTCAAACTCATTGCTGACAGGAGAACAAGAAAAGTCCTTGGTGCTCAGGCTTTTGGACTTGGAGTTATAGATAAGAGAATTGATGTCATTGCAATGGCCATCCACAGAGGGGCGACTGTTGATGATCTGGCTGAGGTTGATCTTGCTTATGCTCCACCATTCTCCGCAGCTCTGGATCATGTAATTCATGCAGGAAACATCATAAAGAACAAACTGGATGGATTACTCAACGGAATAACTCCAGTCGAGCTGAAAAGGAGACTTGATGCTGGAGAGGATCTGTATCTGCTTGATGTCAGGAGCCAGAAGGAGTTCGAGGCGAGGAGAATAGAGGGGTACGAGGTACACAACATCCCGCTCTCAGAACTCAGAAACAGGCTCGATGAACTTCCAAAGGACAAGGAGATCGTGACGATATGTGCGATCGGTACGAGGAGCTATGAAGCAGCCAGACTCCTGATGAACAAGGGCTTTGAGAAAGTCAGGTTCTTGGATGGCGCACTGGCGACATGGGTTTTCTGA
- a CDS encoding NAD(P)/FAD-dependent oxidoreductase, with product MARILIVGGGSAGIMTAARLRNALSMDEAEITIVDRSDKHYYQPGYTLIPFGLEEVENLIKPMKDVIPAGCNFIQDEVVSFNFDNNYVETKGGKRLEYDYLVLATGAKLVMEEIEGLAENLYKNGVHTFYTLEGAIKLKEALEEFEGGDFVTIQAPIPFKCPGAPIKFTLLADDYFRRRGIRNNVNITITSALPAIFSREPYASKLDAMFRDRNINTKSGFTPSEIDPEEKVVRSWEGDELHYDLLVVVPPNEGESIYEGTGIADATNFVMADKHKLQLEKYPNVFVIGDCANYPTSKTASGARKQAEVLVKNLLAVMKGEEPKARYTGHIICPIITRFGKAMFAEFDYEKSISPAQEMWSNWVIKVYMLRPMYWSLMLRGLL from the coding sequence ATGGCGAGAATTCTGATTGTGGGCGGTGGTAGCGCAGGCATAATGACTGCTGCAAGACTTAGAAATGCTTTATCCATGGATGAAGCGGAGATCACTATTGTTGACAGAAGTGACAAACACTATTATCAGCCTGGATATACATTGATTCCCTTTGGTCTTGAGGAAGTCGAGAACCTGATAAAACCGATGAAAGATGTCATACCAGCAGGCTGCAACTTTATACAGGATGAAGTGGTCTCTTTTAACTTCGATAACAATTATGTTGAAACGAAGGGTGGAAAAAGGCTTGAGTATGACTACTTGGTCTTGGCAACAGGAGCAAAACTGGTTATGGAGGAAATTGAAGGCCTTGCCGAAAATCTCTACAAGAACGGAGTCCACACCTTTTATACGCTTGAGGGAGCAATTAAACTAAAGGAGGCTCTTGAAGAGTTTGAGGGAGGAGACTTTGTAACCATCCAGGCACCGATTCCATTCAAGTGCCCTGGCGCCCCGATAAAATTCACACTTCTCGCAGATGACTACTTCAGAAGAAGGGGCATCAGAAACAATGTTAACATAACCATCACATCTGCACTCCCGGCAATATTCTCACGAGAGCCCTATGCATCAAAGCTTGACGCGATGTTCAGGGACAGAAACATAAACACCAAGAGTGGCTTTACACCATCTGAGATCGATCCGGAGGAGAAAGTTGTAAGATCGTGGGAAGGTGATGAGCTGCATTATGACCTCTTGGTCGTAGTGCCACCAAATGAGGGAGAATCGATTTATGAAGGAACGGGGATTGCCGACGCCACAAACTTCGTGATGGCAGACAAACACAAACTTCAGCTGGAGAAGTACCCGAATGTTTTTGTTATCGGAGATTGTGCAAACTACCCCACATCCAAGACGGCATCTGGAGCGAGAAAGCAGGCTGAAGTTCTTGTTAAGAACCTTCTTGCTGTGATGAAGGGAGAGGAACCAAAGGCAAGATACACAGGACACATAATCTGTCCGATAATAACAAGATTTGGAAAAGCAATGTTTGCCGAATTCGATTATGAAAAATCAATCTCTCCAGCCCAGGAGATGTGGAGCAACTGGGTTATCAAGGTTTACATGCTCAGACCCATGTACTGGAGCTTGATGCTTAGAGGACTGCTGTAA
- a CDS encoding DUF1641 domain-containing protein — MESKTLGSLDGEIVYTIEATKDLIQELLPKLKELSEEITPLLTEFRKNVDRDETVILLTKLTENIDTMLKLINLMEAGRDFLEEGIPNFKELSEEITPLLTEFRKNVDRDETVILLTKLTENIDTMLKLINLMEAGRDFLEEGIPNFKELSEEITPKINRLRTLLDDDETWKFIEYALVMKGPLTRFMESMMVDEEGSINLDSIEKTFEMLSELATIVKQPSLQKMIEGVVEGFKKLDEEEIKKVSTFGILSAMRDEDVQRGIGAVFTILKALGRALK; from the coding sequence ATGGAAAGCAAGACTTTGGGCTCTCTGGACGGTGAGATCGTTTATACAATTGAGGCAACCAAGGATTTAATCCAGGAACTACTACCAAAGCTCAAAGAACTCTCAGAGGAAATCACACCGCTTTTAACCGAATTCAGGAAGAATGTTGACCGAGATGAAACCGTCATCCTTCTTACAAAACTTACAGAGAACATTGACACAATGCTAAAGCTGATAAACCTGATGGAAGCAGGGAGAGACTTTCTGGAAGAAGGTATACCAAACTTCAAAGAACTCTCAGAGGAAATCACACCGCTTTTAACCGAATTCAGGAAGAATGTTGACCGAGATGAAACCGTCATCCTTCTTACAAAACTTACAGAGAACATTGACACAATGCTAAAGCTGATAAACCTGATGGAAGCAGGGAGAGACTTTCTGGAAGAAGGTATACCAAACTTCAAAGAACTCTCAGAGGAAATCACACCGAAAATTAATCGTCTGAGAACTTTGCTTGATGATGATGAGACATGGAAGTTCATTGAATATGCTCTTGTCATGAAGGGCCCACTTACGAGGTTCATGGAATCAATGATGGTTGATGAGGAGGGCAGTATTAACCTCGACTCGATTGAGAAAACCTTCGAAATGCTATCAGAACTTGCAACAATCGTGAAGCAACCATCTTTACAGAAAATGATTGAAGGTGTGGTGGAGGGTTTCAAAAAGCTTGATGAGGAGGAAATAAAGAAAGTCTCTACCTTTGGGATTCTCTCGGCAATGAGGGACGAAGATGTCCAGAGAGGTATTGGAGCTGTTTTCACGATTTTGAAAGCCCTTGGGAGGGCTTTGAAATAA
- a CDS encoding respiratory nitrate reductase subunit gamma yields the protein MNGWEYFVGVVMPYIAMSIFVIAAIYKVIRWATAPKNLDWELFPVPESKGKQIAEMLREIIVLYQVYNYNRKIWFQSLLLHYGLYALGLWLVLTVIGVNVYYLGVLGAVGVLIGSVLLFLTRLSNSEMKMISNATQYINLLLLMITSGLALYADFFNFKIRDYFLSILTGSPNYQIFDKPEFFLALFFVEIFVLYLPLSSMVHFFAKYYTWDKIRWGGSSH from the coding sequence ATGAATGGATGGGAATATTTTGTTGGAGTCGTGATGCCATACATAGCCATGTCAATTTTCGTCATAGCTGCAATTTATAAGGTTATAAGATGGGCAACAGCACCAAAGAATCTGGATTGGGAACTATTTCCCGTTCCGGAATCAAAAGGTAAGCAGATAGCAGAGATGCTTAGGGAAATAATAGTACTCTATCAAGTTTACAATTATAACAGAAAAATATGGTTTCAGTCCCTTCTACTTCACTACGGACTTTATGCTCTAGGACTGTGGCTCGTTCTGACAGTAATCGGAGTTAATGTGTATTATCTCGGTGTTCTCGGTGCAGTAGGTGTTTTGATTGGATCTGTTTTGCTCTTCTTAACGAGGTTATCGAATTCAGAGATGAAAATGATCTCCAATGCGACACAGTACATAAACCTGCTGCTGTTGATGATAACTTCAGGACTTGCACTGTATGCGGACTTCTTCAATTTCAAGATAAGGGACTACTTCCTCAGCATACTAACCGGATCACCAAACTACCAGATATTCGACAAACCGGAGTTCTTCTTAGCATTGTTCTTCGTTGAGATCTTCGTGCTCTACCTCCCGCTGAGTTCGATGGTCCACTTTTTCGCGAAATACTACACATGGGATAAGATCAGATGGGGAGGTAGCTCACACTGA
- a CDS encoding (Fe-S)-binding protein, whose protein sequence is MAEEKMRRVFDEFRALSDEILKPDEPKKEKFIQAFKKMLDKEENWTFWLPLLTSLDLCVKCNTCAEACPFYTASGKKPIYHPVYRSDMLRRIYKKYFTLSGKIFGGLVGARDVTEEDINALAESAYRCSVCRRCAYVCPIGVDNGLITREVRKMLYEIGIAPDEIYLKGTLYQKEFGNATKTPAEAFLNTLDFIKEDLEDEKGIEVEIPVDKVGADYLIINNAGDYFAFLDTIIGQVEVLNAAGIDWTYNTPFKNGTNDVVNYGLFFSDKELVDIGKLHLEVVKKLKPKTVVVGECGHAYEAMKFLYKDIFPEWKNVRVISIIELFDELIRTGKIKVDPEKNPQPVTYHDPCKLGRLGGLYEEPRRILKAVCKDFREMQPNREMSVCCGGGGGFAIMHKDDFMTFRMETYGKIKANQIKETGAEVLALACSNCKGQFREIINWHKLDVEWKGIAELVANALVYE, encoded by the coding sequence ATGGCTGAAGAGAAGATGAGAAGGGTTTTTGATGAATTCAGAGCATTATCTGATGAAATTCTCAAGCCGGATGAACCGAAAAAGGAGAAGTTCATTCAGGCTTTCAAGAAGATGCTTGATAAGGAAGAAAACTGGACTTTCTGGCTGCCACTTCTGACATCCCTGGACTTGTGTGTGAAATGCAACACATGTGCTGAAGCCTGTCCATTCTATACCGCAAGCGGAAAGAAGCCGATATACCACCCGGTTTACAGATCCGACATGCTGAGAAGGATCTATAAGAAGTATTTCACCCTGAGCGGTAAAATATTCGGAGGATTGGTGGGAGCTAGGGATGTTACTGAGGAGGACATCAATGCTCTTGCAGAATCCGCCTACAGATGCAGTGTTTGCAGAAGATGTGCCTATGTCTGTCCGATAGGGGTTGACAACGGCCTGATTACGAGAGAAGTGAGGAAGATGCTTTACGAGATAGGCATAGCCCCAGATGAGATATATCTCAAAGGAACGCTTTACCAGAAAGAATTCGGAAACGCAACCAAAACACCTGCTGAAGCCTTCCTCAACACACTCGACTTTATAAAAGAGGACTTGGAGGACGAGAAGGGTATAGAGGTAGAAATACCGGTGGATAAGGTGGGAGCAGATTACCTGATAATAAACAACGCTGGAGACTATTTCGCTTTCCTTGACACGATAATCGGACAGGTGGAAGTTCTTAACGCTGCTGGAATCGACTGGACATACAACACACCCTTTAAAAATGGAACGAACGATGTTGTCAACTATGGACTGTTCTTCAGTGATAAGGAACTTGTGGATATTGGAAAACTACACTTGGAAGTTGTCAAGAAGCTGAAGCCGAAGACGGTTGTTGTTGGTGAATGTGGACATGCTTATGAGGCTATGAAGTTCCTGTACAAGGACATATTCCCAGAGTGGAAGAATGTCAGGGTTATCAGCATAATCGAGCTTTTCGATGAGCTCATAAGGACTGGAAAGATAAAGGTCGATCCAGAGAAGAACCCACAGCCAGTAACCTACCACGACCCATGTAAGCTTGGAAGGCTCGGAGGGCTTTACGAGGAACCAAGAAGGATCCTCAAGGCTGTATGTAAGGACTTCAGAGAGATGCAGCCGAACAGAGAGATGAGTGTCTGCTGTGGTGGTGGAGGTGGATTTGCAATAATGCACAAGGACGACTTCATGACCTTCAGGATGGAGACATACGGCAAGATCAAAGCAAATCAGATCAAGGAAACTGGAGCTGAGGTCCTCGCTCTGGCCTGCTCCAACTGTAAGGGACAGTTCAGAGAGATCATAAACTGGCACAAACTAGATGTTGAGTGGAAGGGTATAGCAGAACTCGTAGCAAATGCGCTCGTATATGAGTAA
- a CDS encoding RNA-guided endonuclease InsQ/TnpB family protein translates to MVNYQLWSNIKALKELRKRGKKVGWLRYKTGNSFKTLNFNQSGFKIDFERKKLILSKVGEIPIRIHRCIEGKVKGVIIKRTKSGKWFAIVQAEVGAKPLAPTGKVVGIDVGVRYFLADTDGRQVENPCFYEKTLKRIKRLQRDLSRKQKGSKNWEKCRIKLAKAYEKLVNQRNDFLHKLSRFYVDNYDVIAVEDLRIQNMVRAGKTLAQRILDASWGKFIQLLSYKAERAGRRVVRVSPKGTSEGLSFDDPLRDYISACRILSRGLGRPCQPVERGPLLLVTAKAVIEGQVSSVKQEAPSEDGVVHLL, encoded by the coding sequence ATGGTAAACTATCAGCTATGGTCAAACATCAAAGCCCTGAAAGAGCTGAGGAAGAGGGGAAAGAAGGTTGGATGGCTAAGGTATAAGACAGGAAACTCCTTCAAAACCCTAAACTTCAACCAGTCGGGATTCAAGATAGACTTTGAGAGGAAGAAACTAATCCTGTCAAAGGTTGGCGAAATTCCGATTAGGATTCACCGTTGCATTGAAGGCAAGGTCAAGGGTGTAATAATCAAGAGAACGAAATCTGGAAAGTGGTTTGCAATAGTTCAGGCAGAAGTTGGGGCCAAGCCTCTAGCACCAACTGGCAAAGTTGTAGGAATAGACGTTGGAGTAAGGTACTTCCTCGCAGACACCGATGGAAGACAAGTAGAGAATCCTTGCTTCTATGAGAAAACACTAAAGAGGATAAAAAGGCTTCAGAGGGATTTATCAAGGAAGCAAAAGGGTTCAAAGAACTGGGAAAAATGCAGAATCAAGTTAGCAAAAGCTTACGAGAAGCTTGTCAATCAACGCAACGACTTCTTACATAAGCTTTCTCGTTTTTACGTCGATAACTACGATGTCATAGCCGTCGAAGATCTACGAATTCAAAACATGGTTAGAGCAGGTAAAACGCTTGCTCAACGTATATTAGATGCCTCTTGGGGCAAGTTCATCCAGCTGCTCTCCTACAAGGCTGAAAGAGCTGGTAGGAGAGTGGTTAGGGTGAGCCCCAAGGGGACTTCTGAAGGTCTGTCGTTTGATGACCCGTTAAGAGACTACATCTCAGCATGTAGAATACTCTCACGGGGGCTGGGACGGCCCTGTCAGCCTGTGGAGAGGGGACCTCTACTCCTCGTAACCGCCAAAGCGGTTATCGAGGGGCAAGTCTCCTCTGTGAAGCAGGAAGCTCCGTCCGAGGACGGAGTAGTTCACTTACTGTAA
- a CDS encoding helix-turn-helix domain-containing protein, translated as MLISYKFRIYPSKTVQNILEEQLELCRWLYNRLLEEVNKARKEGRKIKRTDTQALIIKLKQEEKPELNKVYSKVL; from the coding sequence ATGCTGATTAGCTACAAATTCCGCATATACCCTTCTAAGACAGTCCAGAACATTCTTGAAGAGCAGCTTGAGCTGTGTCGCTGGCTTTACAACCGCTTACTTGAAGAAGTCAACAAAGCAAGGAAAGAAGGAAGGAAGATTAAGCGAACAGACACTCAAGCTCTTATCATTAAACTCAAGCAAGAGGAGAAGCCAGAACTGAACAAAGTCTACTCAAAAGTCCTATAA
- the tnpA gene encoding IS200/IS605 family transposase — MKYKLDRGAHSVYSLHYHLIFVIKYRRKVFTNDEIIDFLKQKIHEISETFEVEVLAIECDVDHVHILFKAKPTLNIPKYINALKTITSREIRRNFPEVKKKLWRNVFWSPSYFLATTGQVTLDVLKRYVESQGENDAD, encoded by the coding sequence ATGAAATACAAACTCGACAGAGGTGCTCACTCTGTCTATTCTCTTCACTATCACCTCATCTTCGTAATAAAATATCGCAGGAAAGTTTTTACGAATGATGAAATCATAGACTTCCTCAAACAGAAAATTCACGAAATCTCAGAAACGTTTGAGGTTGAAGTTCTTGCTATAGAATGCGATGTCGATCACGTTCACATCCTCTTCAAAGCAAAGCCAACACTGAACATTCCTAAATATATCAACGCTCTGAAAACAATAACTTCAAGAGAAATAAGGCGAAATTTTCCAGAGGTAAAGAAGAAGCTGTGGAGGAATGTTTTCTGGTCTCCATCCTACTTCTTGGCAACGACTGGACAGGTTACTTTGGATGTTCTGAAGAGGTATGTGGAATCGCAGGGTGAAAACGATGCTGATTAG
- a CDS encoding metal ABC transporter solute-binding protein, Zn/Mn family: MHKITWMFTLALMIALISPVSALKIVCTNPDFAQIVKEIAEDAEVESLMPSGSDPHTFSVTKEDMLLLESADLIVLTNSELLNFEVKIKEQYGDKTLDFEDYREYGAKLLYFDDYKNLHGYWLYLDNALAIAKAIEDRLEILKPELRDTYRINLKAFEREILSLKEVSGISKERDMRCVAVIPGVTYIMKNAGVDTGAILLEEGSGFVSGKEYSDIQSKLKSSEFKCIVVPASMKDSKAGEIALQLSRDTGKPVVYVKFVSGDSSFLAQHIYNLMQFNIEKAEEKSEDFTLPLIVLAIIEAVIIVWLRLRG, translated from the coding sequence ATGCACAAGATCACCTGGATGTTCACGCTTGCCTTAATGATCGCCCTGATATCACCCGTTTCCGCACTGAAGATCGTATGCACGAATCCTGATTTTGCACAGATAGTCAAGGAAATTGCCGAAGATGCTGAAGTAGAGTCTTTAATGCCAAGCGGCAGCGATCCTCATACTTTCTCCGTCACCAAGGAGGATATGCTGCTGCTGGAATCCGCCGATCTAATCGTTCTAACGAATTCAGAACTGCTCAACTTCGAGGTTAAAATAAAAGAGCAGTATGGCGACAAAACCCTGGATTTCGAGGATTATAGAGAATACGGAGCCAAGCTGCTTTACTTCGATGACTATAAGAACCTCCACGGTTACTGGCTCTATCTTGATAACGCGTTAGCCATAGCGAAAGCCATAGAAGATAGGCTTGAGATCCTAAAGCCAGAGTTGAGAGATACTTACAGAATTAACCTCAAAGCCTTCGAGAGAGAAATTTTAAGCCTCAAAGAAGTTAGCGGGATCAGCAAAGAAAGAGATATGAGATGTGTTGCCGTAATCCCTGGAGTCACATACATCATGAAGAACGCTGGTGTTGATACTGGAGCGATCTTGCTCGAAGAAGGTAGTGGGTTCGTTAGCGGTAAAGAGTACTCGGACATCCAGTCCAAGCTTAAAAGCTCGGAGTTCAAATGCATAGTTGTCCCAGCATCGATGAAGGACTCCAAGGCAGGAGAGATAGCTTTGCAGCTTTCAAGAGACACAGGAAAGCCAGTGGTCTATGTGAAGTTCGTTTCCGGAGATAGCTCCTTCCTTGCACAGCATATCTACAACCTCATGCAGTTCAACATAGAAAAGGCTGAAGAGAAATCAGAGGACTTCACCCTGCCGTTAATTGTGCTAGCCATAATAGAAGCAGTTATAATCGTATGGTTGAGGTTGAGAGGATGA
- a CDS encoding metal ABC transporter ATP-binding protein has translation MVEVERMKAIVAEDVTFAYDTKTVLSDVNFEIEKGEFVAITGANGSGKTTLLRLITGILKPIKGKILVFGVDTNDRERVQKYIGLMPQKEHISSNFPLSVKDVVLMGLSARKGVERKLSREDIELAKENLRLVGLESLWDRRFNELSGGQRQRVLLARALAVKPEILLLDEPFNGVDVPSQNRIIDLIYELTRDGLTAIMVVHNINPLLHKIDKAMLLRNRMIAFGKPEEVFTSKYLFEAYGAEIPLISCEEGCRHPIYGDVHG, from the coding sequence ATGGTTGAGGTTGAGAGGATGAAGGCAATAGTTGCAGAGGATGTAACTTTCGCGTACGATACCAAGACCGTGCTATCAGATGTCAACTTCGAGATAGAAAAGGGAGAGTTCGTTGCAATCACTGGAGCGAATGGTTCTGGAAAAACAACTCTGCTCAGGCTGATAACCGGAATTCTAAAACCGATTAAAGGCAAGATACTTGTCTTCGGAGTTGATACAAATGATAGAGAGAGAGTTCAGAAGTACATAGGGCTCATGCCCCAGAAAGAACATATATCCTCCAACTTCCCACTTTCCGTAAAAGATGTTGTCCTGATGGGCCTGAGCGCTAGAAAGGGGGTTGAAAGAAAACTGAGCAGAGAAGATATAGAACTCGCAAAGGAGAACCTGAGACTGGTTGGCTTAGAGAGCTTATGGGACAGAAGGTTCAACGAGCTGAGCGGTGGACAGCGGCAGAGGGTTTTGCTTGCGAGAGCTTTAGCTGTAAAGCCGGAGATACTCCTGCTCGATGAGCCGTTCAATGGTGTGGATGTTCCCAGCCAGAACAGGATAATCGATTTAATCTATGAACTCACGCGAGATGGCCTGACAGCGATAATGGTTGTGCACAACATAAATCCCTTGCTGCACAAGATTGACAAGGCCATGCTGCTGAGGAATAGAATGATCGCTTTTGGAAAGCCAGAGGAAGTGTTTACCTCAAAATATCTGTTCGAAGCTTATGGGGCGGAAATACCGCTGATCAGTTGCGAAGAAGGTTGTAGGCATCCAATTTACGGGGATGTACATGGGTGA
- a CDS encoding metal ABC transporter permease, which translates to MGDLLLEPFVVRALIAILIIAINASIAGSFTVFRNVSFLIAGASHSALAGYALLILLSGYGIHLNPYFGSIAFALAIAYLAGRSKETNTAIGIAFAMSMSLAILFISMTKEYASKVWTILVGDLFLLTNQDIYLMILMTILIVIASAIYYRAFLFISFDPEGAEAFGINVKLYNYILLSMISLSTIILLKGVGAILVFAMLVAPSASANLIARNIREVFVCSFLIALTSMLFSLIISFFIELSPSALASLIASTAYFIASFRKE; encoded by the coding sequence ATGGGTGATCTGTTGCTTGAGCCTTTCGTTGTAAGGGCATTAATTGCGATACTCATAATCGCAATAAATGCGAGTATTGCCGGATCATTTACGGTATTCAGAAATGTTTCATTTCTCATAGCCGGAGCGAGCCATTCCGCCCTGGCAGGATATGCTCTGCTGATCCTTCTTTCAGGCTACGGAATACATCTCAACCCGTATTTTGGCAGCATAGCCTTCGCTCTAGCCATAGCCTACCTCGCAGGCAGGAGCAAGGAAACCAATACTGCCATAGGCATAGCCTTTGCTATGTCGATGAGTCTCGCCATCCTGTTCATCTCGATGACGAAGGAGTATGCATCAAAGGTCTGGACGATCCTAGTCGGAGACCTGTTCCTTCTAACAAATCAGGACATATATCTCATGATTTTGATGACCATCCTGATAGTAATCGCCTCAGCAATCTACTACAGAGCTTTTCTGTTCATCTCCTTCGATCCAGAAGGTGCTGAAGCTTTTGGAATCAATGTAAAGCTCTATAACTACATCCTGCTCTCGATGATATCCCTGTCAACCATAATCCTGCTTAAAGGTGTGGGAGCAATTCTCGTTTTCGCGATGCTTGTCGCCCCATCGGCCTCAGCCAACCTGATTGCAAGGAACATAAGAGAAGTTTTTGTATGTTCCTTTCTGATTGCACTAACGAGCATGCTGTTCAGCCTAATAATATCCTTCTTCATCGAGCTATCACCAAGTGCCCTGGCATCCCTGATAGCCTCCACAGCCTACTTCATCGCAAGCTTTAGAAAGGAATAG